One genomic window of Mus musculus strain C57BL/6J chromosome 4, GRCm38.p6 C57BL/6J includes the following:
- the Spen gene encoding msx2-interacting protein isoform X1, producing MVRETRHLWVGNLPENVREEKIIEHFKRYGRVESVKILPKRGSEGGVAAFVDFVDIKSAQKAHNSVNKMGDRDLRTDYNEPGTIPSAARGLDETVSIASRSREVSGFRGSAGGPAYGPPPSLHAREGRYERRLDGASDNRERAYEHSAYGHHERGTGAFDRTRHYDQDYYRDPRERTLQHGLYYTSRSRSPNRFDAHDPRYEPRAREQFTLPSVVHRDIYRDDITREVRGRRPERSYQHSRSRSPHSSQSRNQSPQRLASQASRPTRSPSGSGSRSRSSSSDSISSSSSSSSNTDSSDSSSTASDDSPARSVQSAAVPAPTSQLLSSLEKDEPRKSFGIKVQNLPVRSTDTSLKDGLFHEFKKFGKVTSVQIHGASEERYGLVFFRQQEDQEKALTASKGKLFFGMQIEVTAWVGPETESENEFRPLDERIDEFHPKATRTLFIGNLEKTTTYHDLRNIFQRFGEIVDIDIKKVNGVPQYAFLQYCDIASVCKAIKKMDGEYLGNNRLKLGFGKSMPTNCVWLDGLSSNVSDQYLTRHFCRYGPVVKVVFDRLKGMALVLYSEIEDAQAAVKETKGRKIGGNKIKVDFANRESQLAFYHCMEKSGQDMRDFYEMLTERRAGQMAQSKHEDWSADAQSPHKCREERRGSYEYSQERTYYENVRTPGTYPEDSRRDYPARGREFYSEWETYQGEYYDSRYYDEPREYREYRSDPYEQDIREYSYRQRERERERERFESDRDHERRPIERSQSPVHLRRPQSPGVSPAHSERLPSDSERRLYRRSSERSGSCSSVSPPRYDKLEKARLERYTKNEKADKERTFDPERVERERRIVRKEKGEKDKAERQKRKGKAHSPSSQPSETEQENDREQSPEKPRGSTKLSRDRADKEGPAKNRLELVPCVVLTRVKEKEGKVIEHPPPEKLKARLGRDTTKASALDQKPQAAQGEPAKSDPARGKALREKVLPSHAEVGEKEGRTKLRKHLKAEQTPELSALDLEKLEARKRRFADSGLKIEKQKPEIKKTSPETEDTRILLKKQPDTSRDGVLLREGESERKPVRKEILKRESKKTKLERLNSALSPKDCQDPAAVSAGSGSRPSSDVHAGLGELTHGSVETQETQPKKAIPSKPQPKQLQLLENQGPEKEEVRKNYCRPREEPAEHRAGQEKPHGGNAEEKLGIDIDHTQSYRKQMEQSRRKQRMEMEIAKAEKFGSPKKDVDDYERRSLVHEVGKPPQDVTDDSPPSKKRRTDHVDFDICTKRERNYRSSRQISEDSERTSCSPSVRHGSFHDDDDPRGSPRLVSVKGSPKGDEKGLPYPNAAVRDDPLKCNPYDSGKREQTADTAKIKLSVLNSEGEPSRWDPPMKQDPSRFDVSFPNSVIKRDSLRKRSVRDLEPGEVPSDSDEDAEHRSQSPRASSFYDSPRLSFLLRDRDQKLRERDERLASSLERNKFYSFALDKTITPDTKALLERAKSLSSSREENWSFLDWDSRFANFRNNKDKEKVDSAPRPIPSWYMKKKKIRTDSEGKLADKKDERREEEQERQELFASRFLHSSIFEQDSKRLQHLERKSEEPDLPPGGLYGRQASEGANSTSDSVQEPVVLFHSRFMELTRMQQKEKEKDQKPKEAEKQEEPETHPKTPEPAAETKEPEPKAPVSAGLPAVTVTVVTPEPASSAPEKAEEAAEAPSPAGEKPAEPAPVSEETKLVSEPASVPVEQPRQSDVPPGEDSRDSQDSAALAPSAPQESAATDAVPCVNAEPLTPGTTVSQVESSVDPKPSSPQPLSKLTQRSEEAEEGKVEKPDTTPSTEPDATQNAGVASEAQPPASEDVEANPPVAAKDRKTNKSKRSKTSVQAAAASVVEKPVTRKSERIDREKLKRSSSPRGEAQKLLELKMEAEKITRTASKSSGGDTEHPEPSLPLSRSRRRNVRSVYATMTDHESRSPAKEPVEQPRVTRKRLERELQEAVVPPTTPRRGRPPKTRRRAEEDGEHERKEPAETPRPAEGWRSPRSQKSAAAAGPQGKRGRNEQKVEAAAEAGAQASTREGNPKSRGEREAASEPKRDRRDPSTDKNGPDTFPVEVLERKPPEKTYKSKRGRARSTRSAMDRAAHQRSLEMAARAAGQAADKEAGPAAASPQESESPQKGSGSSPQLANNPADPDREAEEESASASTAPPEGTQLARQIELEQAVQNIAKLPEPSAAAASKGTATATAASEEPAPEHGHKPAHQASETELAAAIGSIISDASGEPENFSAPPSVPPGSQTHPREGMEPGLHEAESGILETGTATESSAPQVSALDPPEGSADTKETRGNSGDSVQEAKGSKVEVTPPRKDKGRQKTTRRRKRNANKKVVAITETRASEAEQTQSESPAAEEATAATPEAPQEEKQSEKPPSPPAECTFDPSKTPPAESLSQENSAAEKTPCKAPVLPALPPLSQPALMDDGPQARFKVHSIIESDPVTPPSDSGIPPPTIPLVTIAKLPPPVIPGGVPHQSPPPKVTEWITRQEEPRAQSTPSPALPPDTKASDMDTSSSTLRKILMDPKYVSATGVTSTSVTSAIAEPVSAPCLQEAPAPPCDPKHPPLEGVSAAAVPNADTQASEVPVAADKEKVAPVIAPKITSVISRMPVSIDLENSQKITLAKPAPQTLTGLVSALTGLVNVSLVPVNALKGPVKGSVATLKGLVSTPAGPVNLLKGPVNVLTGPVNVLTTPVSATVGTVNAAPGPVTAACGVTATTGTAAVTGAVTAPAAKGKQRASSNENSRFHPGSMSVIDDRPADTGSGAGLRVNTSEGVVLLSYSGQKTEGPQRISAKISQIPPASAMDIEFQQSVSKSQVKADSITPTQSAPKGPQTPSAFANVAAHSTLVLTAQTYNASPVISSVKTDRPSLEKPEPIHLSVSTPVTQGGTVKVLTQGINTPPVLVHNQLVLTPSIVTTNKKLADPVTLKIETKVLQPANLGPTLTPHHPPALPSKLPAEVNHVPSGPSTPADRTIAHLATPKPDTHSPRPTGPTPGLFPRPCHPSSTTSTALSTNATVMLAAGIPVPQFISSIHPEQSVIMPPHSITQTVSLGHLSQGEVRMSTPTLPSITYSIRPETLHSPRAPLQPQQIEARAPQRVGTPQPATTGVPALATQHPPEEEVHYHLPVARAAAPVQSEVLVMQSEYRLHPYTVPRDVRIMVHPHVTAVSEQPRATEGVVKVPPANKAPQQLVKEAVKTSDAKAVPAPAPVPVPVPVPTPAPPPHGEARILTVTPSSQLQGLPLTPPVVVTHGVQIVHSSGELFQEYRYGDVRTYHAPAQQLTHTQFPVASSISLASRTKTSAQVPPEGEPLQSTQSAQPAPSTQATQPIPPAPPCQPSQLSQPAQPPSGKIPQVSQEAKGTQTGGVEQTRLPAIPTNRPSEPHAQLQRAPVETAQPAHPSPVSVSMKPDLPSPLSSQAAPKQPLFVPANSGPSTPPGLALPHAEVQPAPKQESSPHGTPQRPVDMVQLLKQKYPIVWQGLLALKNDTAAVQLHFVSGNNVLAHRSLPLSEGGPPLRIAQRMRLEASQLEGVARRMTVETDYCLLLALPCGRDQEDVVSQTESLKAAFITYLQAKQAAGIINVPNPGSNQPAYVLQIFPPCEFSESHLSRLAPDLLASISNISPHLMIVIASV from the exons TAGCGACTCCAGCAGCACGGCCAGTGACGACTCTCCGGCCCGCTCTGTTCAGTCGGCTGCAGTCCCCGCACCCACTTCCCAGTTGCTTTCGTCCCTTGAAAAAGATGAGCCCCGGAAAAGTTTTGGGATCAAAGTTCAGAATCTTCCAGTACGCTCTACAG ACACAAGCCTTAAAGACGGCCTTTTCCATGAGTTTAAGAAGTTTGGCAAGGTGACGTCAGTGCAGATCCACGGGGCCTCCGAGGAGAGATACGGCCTGGTGTTCTTCCGGCAGCAAGAGGACCAAGAAAAAGCATTGACCGCATCCAAGGGGAAGCTCTTCTTCGGCATGCAGATCGAGGTGACTGCATGGGTAGGACCAG aaacagagagtgaaaaTGAGTTTCGGCCCTTGGATGAGAGGATAGATGAATTCCATCCCAAAGCAACGAGAACTCTTTTTATTGGGAACCTTGAAAAAACGACTACTTACCACGACCTTCGAAACATCTTTCAGCGCTTTGGAGAAATTGTG GACATTGACATTAAGAAGGTGAACGGGGTGCCTCAGTACGCGTTCCTGCAGTACTGTGATATCGCTAGTGTGTGTAAGGCCATCAAGAAGATGGACGGAGAGTACCTTGGAAATAACCGCCTCAAG CTGGGTTTTGGAAAGAGCATGCCTACCAACTGTGTGTGGTTAGATGGGCTTTCTTCAAATGTGTCCGATCAGTATTTAACTCGGCATTTCTGCCGATACGGACCTGTGGTAAAG GTGGTGTTTGACCGCTTGAAAGGCATGGCTCTGGTTCTCTACAGCGAGATCGAGGATGCACAGGCGGCTGTCAAGGAGACCAAGGGCAGGAAAATTGGTGGGAATAAGATTAAG gtggacTTTGCAAATCGGGAAAGCCAACTGGCATTTTATCACTGCATGGAGAAATCTGGTCAGGATATGAGAGACTTCTATGAAATGCTAACAGAGAGAAG GGCAgggcagatggctcagtccaAGCATGAAGACTGGAGTGCAGatgcccagagcccacataaatgCCG AGAGGAACGAAGAGGGTCCTATGAGTACAGTCAAGAACGGACATACTATGAAAATGTTCGCACTCCAGGCACCTACCCTGAGGACTCCAGGAGGGACTATCCGGCTCGGGGGAGAGAGTTTTACTCGGAGTGGGAGACGTACCAAGGAGAGTATTATGACTCCCGGTACTATGATGAGCCTCGCGAATACAGAGAATATAGGAGTGATCCCTATGAGCAGGATATTCGGGAGTACAGCTATAGGCAGCGAGAACGAGAGCGAGAACGGGAGAGATTCGAATCTGACCGGGACCACGAGAGGAGACCCATAGAGCGAAGCCAGAGTCCCGTGCACTTGCGTCGTCCACAGAGCCCTGGGGTGTCTCCTGCGCATTCGGAGAGATTGCCAAGTGACTCTGAGAGGAGGCTGTACCGCCGGTCCTCGGAGCGCAGCGGCAGCTGCAGCTCAGTGTCCCCCCCACGGTACGATAAGCTGGAGAAGGCTCGGCTGGAGCGCTACACAAAAAACGAAAAGGCGGACAAAGAGCGCACTTTCGATCCCGAGCGGGTCGAGAGGGAGAGACGAATAGTTCgcaaggagaagggagaaaaggacaAAGCTGAGAGGCAGAAGCGGAAAGGAAAGGCTCACTCCCCTAGTTCTCAGCCTTCGGAAACCGAGCAGGAAAATGACCGAGAGCAGAGCCCCGAGAAACCGCGGGGCTCCACCAAACTCAGCAGAGACAGGGCCGACAAGGAAGGGCCAGCCAAGAACCGCCTGGAGCTCGTGCCTTGCGTGGTTCTGACCCGAGTAAAGGAAAAGGAGGGCAAGGTCATCGAGCACCCACCCCCAGAAAAGCTCAAAGCCAGGCTCGGCCGTGACACTACCAAGGCATCGGCCCTGGACCAGAAACCCCAGGCCGCTCAGGGGGAGCCTGCCAAGTCGGACCCGGCCCGAGGGAAAGCGCTGAGGGAGAAGGTCCTCCCGAGCCACGCGGaggtgggggagaaggagggcaGGACTAAGCTCCGGAAACACCTCAAGGCCGAGCAGACGCCCGAGCTCAGCGCTCTGGACCTGGAGAAGCTGGAAGCCAGGAAAAGGCGCTTTGCAGATTCTGGCTtgaaaatagaaaagcaaaaaccagaaatcaagaaaaccagCCCCGAGACAGAGGATACTCGAATACTTTTAAAGAAGCAGCCTGACACATCAagagatggtgttttgctgagggaAGGAGAGTCTGAAAGAAAGCCTGTGAGAAAAGAAATCCTTAAAAGGGAATCAAAAAAAACTAAGCTGGAAAGACTTAATTCAGCTCTCAGCCCCAAAGACTGCCAGGATCCTGCTGCTGTCTCTGCAGGGTCTGGCTCTCGGCCCAGCTCAGACGTACACGCAGGACTGGGAGAACTAACACACGGATCTGTGGAGACTCAAGAAACCCAGCCCAAAAAAGCCATCCCCTCAAAACCTCAGCCCAAACAGCTGCAGCTCCTAGAGAATCAAGGGCCTGAGAAAGAGGAAGTGAGGAAAAACTATTGCCGGCCTCGTGAGGAACCAGCGGAACACAGAGCAGGCCAGGAGAAGCCCCACGGAGGGAATGCGGAAGAGAAACTTGGCATTGACATTGATCACACGCAGAGCTACCGGAAACAGATGGAGCAGAGCCGCCGGAAGCAGCGGATGGAGATGGAGATCGCCAAGGCTGAGAAGTTTGGCAGTCCGAAGAAAGATGTAGATGACTACGAAAGGCGCAGCCTTGTCCACGAGGTGGGCAAGCCCCCTCAGGATGTCACTGATGACTCCCCGCCCAGCAAGAAGCGAAGGACGGATCACGTGGATTTCGATATCTGtaccaaaagagagagaaactaccGAAGTTCACGCCAGATCAGCGAGGACTCAGAAAGAACCAGCTGCTCTCCGAGTGTCCGCCACGGCTCCTTCCATGACGATGATGACCCCAGGGGCTCCCCTAGGCTAGTGTCAGTAAAAGGGTCCCCTAAAGGGGATGAGAAAGGCCTCCCCTATCCTAACGCAGCAGTGAGAGACGATCCATTAAAATGCAATCCTTACGATTCTGGCAAGAGAGAACAGACAGCAGACACGGCCAAAATCAAACTGTCTGTCTTGAATTCTGAAGGGGAACCAAGCCGGTGGGACCCTCCGATGAAACAGGACCCCAGCCGGTTTGATGTCAGTTTCCCAAACAGTGTAATTAAGAGAGACAGTCTACGAAAGAGGTCTGTGCGCGATCTGGAACCTGGTGAGGTGCCCTCTGATTCTGATGAGGACGCCGAGCACAGGTCCCagtcccccagagcttccagctTCTATGACAGCCCTCGGCTGTCTTTTTTATTGAGGGACAGAGACCAAAAACTACGTGAGCGAGATGAAAGACTCGCTAGCTCTTTAGAAAGGAATAAATTTTACTCTTTTGCACTGGATAAGACAATCACACCAGACACTAAAGCTTTGCTTGAAAGAGCCAAATCCCTCTCATCATCCCGTGAAGAAAATTGGTCTTTCCTTGACTGGGACTCGCGGTTTGCTAATTTTCGaaacaacaaagataaagaaaaggtTGACTCGGCCCCCAGGCCTATTCCGTCCTGgtacatgaagaagaagaaaatcaggaCGGACTCGGAGGGGAAACTGGCTGATAAAAAGGACGAGCgcagggaggaggagcaggagaggcaggagttgTTCGCCTCTCGGTTCTTACACAGCTCCATCTTTGAGCAAGACTCCAAGAGGCTGCAGCACCTTGAGAGGAAGAGCGAGGAGCCCGACCTCCCCCCCGGGGGGCTGTACGGCAGGCAGGCGTCTGAGGGTGCAAACAGCACGAGTGATTCGGTGCAGGAGCCAGTGGTCCTGTTCCACAGCAGATTCATGGAGCTGACGCGGATgcagcagaaggagaaggagaaggaccaGAAGCCCAAAGAGGCTGAGAAGCAGGAAGAGCCGGAGACTCATCCCAAGACTCCAGAGCCTGCTGCAGAGACTAAAGAGCCGGAGCCGAAAGCCCCTGTTTCAGCTGGGCTTCCTGCCGTCACCGTCACCGTCGTGACACCAGAGCCAGCATCCTCCGCCCCTGAGAAGGCTGAGGAGGCAGCGGAGGCTCCTTCACCAGCAGGAGAGAAGCCTGCAGAGCCCGCTCCTGTCTCGGAAGAAACAAAGCTTGTGTCTGAGCCTGCGTCTGTACCCGTGGAGCAGCCCAGGCAGTCAGATGTACCCCCCGGAGAGGACAGCCGGGATAGCCAGGACAGCGCTGCCTTGGCACCTTCAGCTCCTCAAGAAAGCGCAGCTACTGACGCCGTCCCTTGTGTGAATGCTGAACCTCTGACTCCCGGAACCACAGTTTCCCAGGTAGAAAGCAGTGTAGACCCCAAACCTAGCAGTCCCCAGCCCCTTTCAAAACTGACTCAGAGGTCCGAGGAAGCCGAAGAGGGGAAAGTGGAGAAGCCAGACACAACTCCAAGCACTGAGCCTGACGCCACTCAGAACGCTGGGGTTGCATCAGAAGCTCAGCCCCCCGCTTCTGAAGATGTAGAAGCCAATCCTCCAGTCGCTGCAAAAGACAGGAAGACTAACAAGAGCAAGCGTTCCAAGACGTCCGTCCAGGCGGCTGCCGCCAGCGTCGTGGAGAAGCCTGTCACCAGGAAGAGCGAGAGGATAGACCGGGAAAAGCTGAAGAGGTCCAGCTCTCCTCGTGGAGAAGCACAGAAGCTGCTGGAACTaaagatggaggcagagaagATTACAAGGACTGCGTCGAAAAGCTCTGGGGGAGACACGGAGCACCCTGAGCCTAGCTTGCCTCTCAGCAGGAGCAGGCGCCGGAACGTGAGGAGTGTTTATGCCACCATGACCGACCACGAGAGCCGGTCCCCGGCCAAGGAGCCTGTGGAGCAGCCCAGAGTGACCAGGAAGAGACTGGAGCGGGAGCTGCAGGAGGCGGTGGTACCTCCCACCACCCCTCGGAGGGGAAGGCCCCCCAAGACCCGCCGGCGTGCCGAGGAAGACGGTGAGCATGAGAGGAAAGAGCCTGCAGAGACACCCAGGCCCGCTGAGGGCTGGCGGTCACCGAGGTCTCAGAAGTCGGCAGCTGCTGCTGGACCCcaagggaaaagggggaggaatGAGCAGAAGGTTGAGGCTGCCGCTGAGGCCGGTGCCCAGGCGAGCACGAGGGAAGGTAACCCTAAGTCCAGAGGCGAGAGAGAGGCAGCAAGTGAGCCCAAACGGGACAGGAGAGACCCCAGCACAGACAAGAACGGACCCGACACCTTCCCAGTTGAGGTCCTGGAGAGAAAACCTCCTGAGAAAACCTACAAATCAAAGAGGGGCCGTGCTCGGAGCACGAGGTCAGCGATGGACAGGGCCGCGCATCAGAGAAGCCTGGAAATGGCCGCCCGGGCAGCAGGGCAGGCAGCAGACAAGGAAGCTGGGCCTGCGGCGGCCTCTCCTCAGGAGAGTGAGAGCCCCCAGAAGGGAAGTGGCTCCTCACCTCAGCTGGCAAACAACCCAGCCGATCCCgacagggaggcagaggaggaaagtGCGTCTGCCTCCACGGCGCCCCCAGAAGGCACGCAGCTAGCCAGGCAGATAGAGCTGGAGCAGGCCGTGCAGAACATCGCAAAGCTCCCCGAGCCCTCTGCTGCTGCCGCTAGCAAGGGCACGGCCACGGCCACGGCAGCATCTGAAGAGCCTGCCCCAGAGCATGGCCACAAGCCAGCACACCAGGCCAGCGAAACTGAACTGGCTGCGGCCATTGGCTCCATCATCAGTGACGCCTCTGGAGAGCCAGAGAACTTCTCCGCTCCTCCCTCCGTTCCCCCAGGATCTCAGACACATCCACGGGAAGGAATGGAGCCAGGGCTCCATGAGGCCGAGTCGGGAATCTTGGAGACAGGGACAGCAACAGAGTCTTCTGCCCCACAAGTCAGTGCCTTGGATCCACCGGAAGGTTCTGcagacaccaaggaaaccagAGGAAACAGTGGTGACTCTGTACAGGAAGCCAAGGGGTCTAAAGTGGAAGTCACTCCTCCCCGGAAAGACAAAGGGCGCCAAAAGACAACACGACGCCGGAAAAGGAATGCCAACAAGAAAGTGGTCGCCATCACAGAGACTCGTGCCTCTGAGGCTGAGCAGACTCAGAGTGAGAGCCCCGCTGCAGAGGAGGCGACAGCAGCAACCCCGGAAGCTCCCCAGGAAGAGAAACAGAGTGagaagcctccctcccctcctgcgGAGTGCACCTTCGACCCAAGCAAGACCCCGCCTGCTGAGAGTCTGTCCCAGGAAAACAGTGCTGCAGAAAAGACACCGTGCAAAGCCCCTgtgctccctgccctgcccccccTTTCCCAGCCAGCACTGATGGATGATGGGCCCCAAGCCAGGTTCAAGGTGCACTCGATCATCGAGAGTGACCCTGTGACCCCACCCAGCGACTCAGGCATACCTCCTCCCACAATCCCCTTAGTGACCATAGCAAAGCTCCCACCTCCAGTCATTCCTGGGGGAGTCCCACATCAGAGTCCCCCCCCTAAGGTGACAGAGTGGATCACAAGACAGGAAGAGCCTCGGGCTCAGTCCACCCCATCTCCAGCCCTTCCCCCAGACACAAAGGCCTCTGATATGGACACCAGCTCCAGTACACTGAGGAAGATCCTCATGGACCCCAAATATGTGTCTGCCACAGGAGTTACGTCCACAAGTGTCACTTCAGCCATTGCAGAGCCCGTGAGTGCGCCTTGTCTGCAGGAGGCGCCGGCCCCTCCCTGTGACCCTAAGCATCCTCCCTTAGAAGGCGTGTCAGCAGCCGCAGTACCAAATGCTGACACACAAGCCTCAGAGGTTCCGGTGGCTGCCGACAAAGAGAAGGTGGCTCCGGTCATTGCCCCTAAAATCACGTCGGTTATTAGCCGGATGCCCGTTAGCATTGACCTGGAGAACTCGCAGAAGATCACGTTGGCAAAGCCAGCTCCTCAGACCCTGACTGGCCTGGTGAGTGCCCTGACTGGTCTGGTGAATGTCTCTCTGGTCCCGGTGAATGCCTTAAAGGGCCCTGTGAAGGGCTCAGTAGCCACCCTGAAAGGTTTGGTGAGCACCCCTGCTGGGCCCGTGAATCTCCTAAAGGGGCCCGTGAATGTCCTCACGGGGCCTGTCAATGTCCTGACTACTCCTGTGAGTGCCACAGTGGGCACGGTGAACGCTGCCCCCGGCCCCGTGACTGCTGCCTGTGGCGTGACGGCCACAACAGGCACAGCAGCCGTGACGGGTGCAGTGACTGCCCCAGCAGCCAAGGGCAAGCAGCGGGCCAGTAGCAATGAGAACAGCCGCTTCCACCCTGGGTCCATGTCAGTGATTGATGACCGACCAGCAGACACGGGCTCTGGCGCGGGGCTGCGGGTGAATACATCAGAAGGGGTCGTGCTGCTGAGCTACTCGGGACAGAAGACGGAAGGCCCCCAGCGGATCAGTGCTAAGATCAGCCAGATCCCTCCAGCCAGCGCAATGGACATCGAGTTTCAGCAGTCAGTATCCAAGTCCCAAGTGAAAGCAGACTCCATCACCCCGACCCAGTCTGCACCCAAAGGCCCTCAGACCCCTTCAGCCTTTGCCAACGTGGCCGCCCATTCTACCCTGGTACTGACTGCCCAGACATACAATGCCTCTCCCGTGATCTCCTCCGTGAAGACGGACCGGCCATCCTTGGAGAAGCCCGAGCCCATTCACCTCTCGGTGTCCACCCCTGTGACCCAGGGTGGCACAGTGAAGGTTCTCACCCAGGGCATCAACACCCCCCCAGTGCTCGTCCACAACCAACTTGTCCTCACCCCGAGCATCGTCACCACCAACAAGAAGCTTGCTGACCCTGTCACTCTGAAAATCGAGACCAAGGTCCTTCAGCCAGCTAACCTGGGgcccaccctcactccccaccacccccctgccctgcccagcaAACTGCCTGCAGAGGTGAACCATGTTCCTTCTGGACCCAGTACCCCAGCAGATCGGACCATCGCCCACTTGGCAACCCCCAAACCAGATACTCATTCACCTCGCCCTACTGGGCCTACACCAGGCCTGTTCCCTAGGCCATGCCACCCCAGCAGCACGACCTCCACAGCGCTGTCCACCAACGCCACCGTCATGCTGGCTGCCGGCATCCCGGTGCCGCAGTTCATCTCCAGCATACACCCAGAGCAGTCTGTCATCATGCCCCCCCACAGCATCACTCAGACAGTGTCTCTAGGTCACCTGTCCCAGGGGGAGGTGAGAATGAgcacccccaccctgcccagcATCACCTACAGCATCCGGCCAGAGACGCTGCACTCTCCTCGAGCCCCTCTGCAGCCCCAGCAGATAGAGGCGAGGGCCCCACAGCGTGTGGGCACGCCTCAGCCAGCCACGACTGGTGTGCCTGCTCTGGCCACACAGCACCCTCCTGAGGAAGAGGTTCATTATCACCTCCCTGTGGCTCGAGCTGCAGCCCCGGTGCAGTCAGAAGTGCTGGTCATGCAGTCCGAGTACCGGTTGCACCCGTACACGGTTCCCCGGGACGTGCGGATCATGGTGCATCCACATGTGACTGCTGTCAGTGAACAGCCCAGGGCCACAGAGGGGGTGGTAAAGGTGCCACCAGCCAACAAGGCCCCCCAGCAACTGGTGAAGGAAGCGGTTAAGACTTCAGATGCCAAAGCAGTCCCGGCCCCAGCCCCTGTCCccgtccctgtccctgtccctacccctgccccgccccctcaTGGTGAAGCCCGCATTCTCACGGTCACCCCCAGCAGCCAGCTTCAGGGGCTGCCTCTGACCCCACCTGTGGTCGTAACCCACGGGGTGCAGATTGTGCACTCCAGTGGTGAGCTGTTCCAAGAATACAGGTACGGTGACGTCCGCACCTACCACGCCCCCGCTCAGCAGCTCACACACACTCAGTTTCCTGTCGCCTCCTCCATCAGCCTAGCCTCCAGGACCAAGACTTCTGCCCAG GTGCCCCCTGAAGGTGAGCCCTTGCAGTCCACGCAGTCTGCACAGCCTGCCCCCTCTACGCAGGCCACGCAGCCTATACCACCTGCCCCGCCCTGCCAGCCCTCCCAACTCAGCCAGCCTGCCCAGCCACCGAGTGGCAAGATTCCTCAGGTCTCCCAAGAAGCAAAGGGGACGCAGACAGGAGGGGTGGAGCAGACTCGCCTCCCAGCCATCCCCACAAACAGGCCATCTGAGCCACACGCTCAGCTTCAGAGGGCGCCGGTGGAAACAGCCCAGCCAGCCCACCCCTCCCCTGTGTCCGTCTCCATGAAGCCAGACCTCCCAAGCCCTCTTTCCTCTCAGGCTGCCCCAAAGCAGCCATTGTTTGTCCCTGCAAACTCAGGCCCAAGCACCCCACCTGGACTGGCTCTGCCTCACGCTGAAGTCCAGCCAGCTCCCAAACAAGAGTCTTCTCCACACGGGACACCACAACGGCCTGTGGATATGGTCCAGCTGCTGAAG CAGAAGTACCCCATCGTGTGGCAGGGCCTGCTGGCCCTCAAGAACGACACGGCTGCTGTGCAGCTCCACTTCGTCTCTGGCAACAATGTCCTGGCTCATCGgtccctgcctctctctgaaGGTGGTCCCCCACTGCGGATCGCCCAGAGGATGCGACTAGAGGCCTCACAGCTGGAAGGGGTCGCCAGGAGAATGACA GTGGAAACCGACTACTGCCTGCTGCTGGCTCTGCCCTGTGGCCGTGACCAGGAGGATGTGGTGAGCCAGACCGAGTCCCTCAAGGCTGCCTTCATCACTTACCTGCAGGCCAAGCAAGCAGCAGGGATTATCAATGTCCCCAACCCTGGCTCCAATCAG cctgcCTACGTGCTTCAGATCTTCCCACCCTGTGAGTTCTCCGAGAGTCACCTCTCCCGGCTGGCCCCTGAcctccttgccagcatctccAACATCTCTCCTCACCTCATGATTGTCATTGCCTCGGTGTGA